In Oryza sativa Japonica Group chromosome 11, ASM3414082v1, the following are encoded in one genomic region:
- the LOC9271775 gene encoding probable transcriptional regulator RABBIT EARS produces the protein MEEQRGEEEWVMWGSAGRRRIIRQSASWEEQAFARDAAANANLGGCVWPPRFYTCSFCQREFRSAQALGGHMNVHRRDRARLRQRQTSSSSSPSHQEEEAEAPQDQQAGPYYTSFSKPSTTSTDNTTCSNDILLLARDQETIKKRVPRQQVQVVADQDEDEPAGRRYKRRRLGLVDQLPSSCEGGDHHHQVLIITPTTAAASPSSIIASASALVVGDQQHQQAGSVLDLELRLGTSTPPKAVVHA, from the coding sequence ATGGAGGAGCAAAGAGGCGAGGAGGAGTGGGTGATGTGGGGATCGGCAGGGAGAAGACGAATCATCAGGCAATCGGCGTCGTGGGAGGAGCAGGCGTTCGCGCGCGATGCGGCGGCCAACGCCAACCTCGGCGGCTGCGTGTGGCCGCCGCGCTTCTACACGTGCAGCTTCTGCCAGCGCGAGTTCCGGTCGGCGCAGGCGCTCGGCGGCCACATGAACGTGCACCGCCGCGACCGGGCTCGTCTCCGACAGAGGcagacctcctcctcctcctcccccagccaccaagaagaagaagctgaagCACCCCAAGATCAGCAAGCTGGCCCTTACTATACCTCTTTCTCTAAACCTAGCACCACCTCCACCGATAATACTACTTGCAGTAACGACATACTACTGCTAGCAAGAGATCAAGAAACCATCAAGAAGAGGGTACCGAGACAGCAAGTACAAGTAGTTGCAGATCAGGACGAGGACGAACCGGCCGGGAGAAGGTACAAGAGGAGGAGGCTTGGTTTGGTGGATCAGCTGCCGTCGTCATGTGAAGGAggagatcatcatcatcaggtaCTGATCATCACACCAACAACAGCCGCCGCAAGCCCTAGCTCTATAATTGCTTCTGCTTCTGCCCTTGTGGTTGGGGATCAGCAGCATCAACAAGCAGGATCAGTACTAGATCTAGAGCTTAGGCTTGGGACTAGTACTCCTCCTAAAGCTGTTGTGCACGCTTAA
- the LOC4351224 gene encoding ribulose bisphosphate carboxylase/oxygenase activase, chloroplastic — MAAAFSSTVGAPASTPTNFLGKKLKKQVTSAVNYHGKSSNINRFKVMAKELDEGKQTDQDRWKGLAYDISDDQQDITRGKGFVDSLFQAPTGDGTHEAVLSSYEYLSQGLRTYDFDNTMGGFYIAPAFMDKLVVHISKNFMTLPNIKVPLILGIWGGKGQGKSFQCELVFAKMGINPIMMSAGELESGNAGEPAKLIRQRYREAADIIKKGKMCCLFINDLDAGAGRMGGTTQYTVNNQMVNATLMNIADNPTNVQLPGMYNKEDNPRVPIIVTGNDFSTLYAPLIRDGRMEKFYWAPTRDDRVGVCKGIFRTDNVPDEDIVKIVDSFPGQSIDFFGALRARVYDDEVRKWVSDTGVENIGKRLVNSREGPPEFEQPKMTIEKLMEYGYMLVKEQENVKRVQLAEQYLSEAALGDANSDAMKTGSFYGQGAQQAGNLPVPEGCTDPVAKNFDPTARSDDGSCLYTF, encoded by the exons ATGGCTGCTGCCTTCTCCTCCACCGTTGGAGCTCCG GCGTCCACTCCGACCAACTTCCTGGGGAAGAAGCTGAAGAAGCAGGTGACATCGGCGGTGAACTACCATGGCAAGAGCTCCAACATCAACAGGTTCAAGGTGATGGCCAAGGAGCTGGACGAGGGCAAGCAGACCGACCAGGACAGGTGGAAGGGTCTCGCCTACGACATCTCCGATGACCAGCAGGACATCACCAGGGGGAAGGGTTTCGTCGACTCCCTTTTCCAGGCTCCCACGGGTGATGGCACCCACGAGGCCGTCCTCAGCTCCTACGAGTACCTCAGCCAGGGTCTCAGAAC GTACGACTTCGACAACACCATGGGAGGCTTCTACATCGCCCCTGCTTTCATGGACAAGCTCGTCGTCCACATCTCCAAGAACTTCATGACCCTCCCCAACATCAAGGTCCCACTCATCCTGGGTATCTGGGGAGGCAAGGGTCAGGGAAAATCCTTCCAGTGTGAGCTCGTCTTCGCCAAGATGGGGATCAA CCCCATCATGATGAGCGCCGGAGAGCTGGAGAGCGGCAACGCCGGAGAGCCGGCGAAGCTGATCAGGCAGCGGTACCGTGAGGCGGCAGACATCATCAAGAAGGGGAAGATGTGCTGCCTCTTCATCAACGATCTGGACGCGGGTGCAGGTCGCATGGGAGGCACCACCCAGTACACGGTGAACAACCAGATGGTGAACGCCACCCTGATGAACATCGCCGACAACCCAACCAACGTGCAGCTCCCCGGGATGTACAACAAGGAGGACAACCCCCGTGTCCCCATCATCGTCACCGGCAACGACTTCTCCACGCTGTACGCGCcgctcatccgtgacgggcgtATGGAGAAGTTCTACTGGGCTCCCACCCGCGACGACCGTGTCGGCGTCTGCAAGGGTATCTTCCGCACCGACAACGTCCCCGACGAGGACATCGTCAAGATCGTCGACAGCTTCCCAGGCCAATCCATCG ATTTCTTCGGCGCTCTTCGTGCCCGTGTTTACGACGACGAGGTGCGCAAGTGGGTGTCGGACACGGGTGTGGAGAACATTGGCAAGAGGCTGGTGAACTCGAGGGAGGGCCCACCGGAGTTCGAGCAGCCCAAGATGACGATCGAAAAGCTCATGGAGTACGGATACATGCTTGTGAAGGAGCAGGAGAACGTCAAGCGTGTGCAGCTGGCTGAGCAGTACTTGAGCGAGGCTGCTCTTGGTGACGCTAACTCCGACGCCATGAAGACTGGTTCCTTCTACG GGCAAGGAGCACAGCAAGCAGGTAACCTGCCTGTGCCGGAAGGTTGCACCGACCCTGTTGCCAAGAACTTCGACCCAACGGCGAGGAGCGACGACGGCAGCTGCCTTTACACCTTTTAA
- the LOC4351223 gene encoding thaumatin-like protein isoform X1: MLAGLPPQTSDHQLHQATKLAIYWQLIELMATPLLLVVNAILIMAITACGGGGGNGGIQLIMVNNCGESVWPGLLGTAGHPTPQSGGFHLGAGEEAALEVPAGWSGRVWPRRGCSFDSRGRGSCATGDCGGVLRCNGAAGATPATVVEMTLGTSASAMHFYDVSLVDGFNAPVSMAAVGGGVGCGTAACGADVNVCCPSALEVRDREGRVAGCRSACRAMGGDRYCCTGDYASPSACRPTIFSHLFKAICPRAYSYAYDDATSLNRCHAKRYLITFCPPQPS; encoded by the exons ATGTTGGCTGGCCTCCCCCCACAGACTAGTGATCATCAGTTGCATCAAGCGACTAAGCTAGCTATATATTGGCAGTTAATTGAGTTGATGGCCACTCCTCTGCTGCTCGTCGTCAATGCCATCCTCATCATGGCAATCACAGCTT gtggaggaggaggagggaatggCGGCATCCAGCTGATCATGGTGAACAACTGCGGCGAGTCGGTGTGGCCGGGGCTGCTGGGCACCGCGGGGCACCCGACGCCGCAGTCGGGCGGCTTCCACctgggcgccggcgaggaggcggcgttGGAGGTGCCGGCGGGGTGGTCGGGGCGCGTGTGGCCGCGGCGGGGCTGCAGCTTCGACTCCCGCGGGCGCGGCAGCTGCGCGACGGGCGACTGCGGCGGCGTGCTGCGGTGCAACGGCGCGGCGGGGGCGACTCCCGCGACGGTGGTGGAGATGACGCTGgggacgtcggcgtcggcgatgcaCTTCTACGACGTGAGCCTGGTGGACGGGTTCAACGCGCCGGtgtcgatggcggcggtggggggaggCGTGGGGTGCgggacggcggcgtgcggggcGGACGTGAACGTGTGCTGCCCGTCGGCGCTGGAGGTGCGGGACAGGGAAGGGAGGGTGGCGGGTTGCCGGAGCGCCTGCAGGGCCATGGGCGGCGACCGCTACTGCTGCACGGGGGACTACGCCTCGCCGTCGGCGTGCCGCCCCACCATCTTCTCCCACCTTTTCAAGGCCATCTGCCCTCGTGCGTACAGCTACGCCTACGACGACGCCACCAGCCTCAACCGTTGTCACGCCAAGCGCTACCTCATCACCTTCTGCCCACCCCAACCATCCTAA
- the LOC4351223 gene encoding thaumatin-like protein, translating into MLAGLPPQTSDHQLHQATKLAIYWQLIELMATPLLLVVNAILIMAITAFAGGGGGGNGGIQLIMVNNCGESVWPGLLGTAGHPTPQSGGFHLGAGEEAALEVPAGWSGRVWPRRGCSFDSRGRGSCATGDCGGVLRCNGAAGATPATVVEMTLGTSASAMHFYDVSLVDGFNAPVSMAAVGGGVGCGTAACGADVNVCCPSALEVRDREGRVAGCRSACRAMGGDRYCCTGDYASPSACRPTIFSHLFKAICPRAYSYAYDDATSLNRCHAKRYLITFCPPQPS; encoded by the exons ATGTTGGCTGGCCTCCCCCCACAGACTAGTGATCATCAGTTGCATCAAGCGACTAAGCTAGCTATATATTGGCAGTTAATTGAGTTGATGGCCACTCCTCTGCTGCTCGTCGTCAATGCCATCCTCATCATGGCAATCACAGCTT TtgcaggtggaggaggaggagggaatggCGGCATCCAGCTGATCATGGTGAACAACTGCGGCGAGTCGGTGTGGCCGGGGCTGCTGGGCACCGCGGGGCACCCGACGCCGCAGTCGGGCGGCTTCCACctgggcgccggcgaggaggcggcgttGGAGGTGCCGGCGGGGTGGTCGGGGCGCGTGTGGCCGCGGCGGGGCTGCAGCTTCGACTCCCGCGGGCGCGGCAGCTGCGCGACGGGCGACTGCGGCGGCGTGCTGCGGTGCAACGGCGCGGCGGGGGCGACTCCCGCGACGGTGGTGGAGATGACGCTGgggacgtcggcgtcggcgatgcaCTTCTACGACGTGAGCCTGGTGGACGGGTTCAACGCGCCGGtgtcgatggcggcggtggggggaggCGTGGGGTGCgggacggcggcgtgcggggcGGACGTGAACGTGTGCTGCCCGTCGGCGCTGGAGGTGCGGGACAGGGAAGGGAGGGTGGCGGGTTGCCGGAGCGCCTGCAGGGCCATGGGCGGCGACCGCTACTGCTGCACGGGGGACTACGCCTCGCCGTCGGCGTGCCGCCCCACCATCTTCTCCCACCTTTTCAAGGCCATCTGCCCTCGTGCGTACAGCTACGCCTACGACGACGCCACCAGCCTCAACCGTTGTCACGCCAAGCGCTACCTCATCACCTTCTGCCCACCCCAACCATCCTAA
- the LOC4351221 gene encoding UPF0161 protein At3g09310, protein MAASALLSPVRPLAGTTLSFGVPYQNKRRIPTMRVYCAADEGEISPLLPSSCRYVPTCSQYSMQAYKKYGVAKGTILTAWRLCHCNPLGGHGYDPPRWFGEEELPKQ, encoded by the exons ATGGCCGCCTCCGCCCTTCTCTCGCCtgtgcggcctctcgccggaaCCACAC TTTCCTTCGGTGTTCCCTACCAAAACAAGAGAAGGATCCCAACGATGCGGGTCTACTGCGCTGCTGATGAAG GAGAAATATCGCCCTTACTACCCTCAAGCTGCCGTTATGTGCCAACTTGCAGCCAGTACTCTATGCAAGCATACAAAAAATACGGCGTTGCAAAGGGTACAATCTTGACAGCTTGGCGTCTATGCCATTGTAATCCTCTTG GTGGTCATGGTTATGATCCCCCAAGGTGGTTTGGTGAGGAAGAGTTACCAAAGCAATGA
- the LOC107276447 gene encoding putative cyclin-D7-1 yields the protein MDDDDDTSFNNSLDLYCDEDPFDSTPPPPPPPPEQQQQAGTTTPDDIDDEVMEYYKAKQRCYALQIRDYCCYLQCHHLLLQQQQHGVAAARLKAVRYIIYAMGRLGLEAATAFNAANYLDRFLSINCHLKWEEWMVEVVSVGCLSLACKLDEVTIPSLHDLQMEEAMGHSFRASTIRDMELTLLKALRWRLACVTPFSFLPVTTTTTTTRALLLRSLLDPSFLRFDASLLAASALTLSSTTPQHPNHLLLNRLIHPFSQTDHEVKECFNMMKALHLDMSKNPGRSSDHPCWSPISVVIPFHTDGTVKRSAISRCLFGSGRLKARSI from the exons ATGGATGATGACGACGATACTAGTTTCAATAATTCTCTTGATCTCTACTGCGATGAGGACCCTTTCGACTCTACgccccccccgccgccgccaccgccggagcagcagcaacaagctGGGACGACGACGCCAGATGATATTGATGATGAGGTGATGGAGTACTACAAGGCGAAGCAGAGGTGTTACGCTCTTCAGATCAGAGATTACTGCTGCTACCTGCAAtgccatcatcttcttcttcagcagcagcagcatggtgTGGCGGCCGCCAGGCTCAAAGCCGTACGTTACATCATCTAT GCAATGGGAAGGCTGGGACTGGAGGCCGCGACGGCGTTCAACGCAGCCAACTATCTGGATCGCTTCCTCTCCATCAATTGCCATTTG AAGTGGGAGGAGTGGATGGTGGAAGTGGTGAGCGTGGGGTGCCTGTCCCTCGCCTGCAAGCTCGACGAAGTCACCATCCCCTCGCTCCACGACCTTCAG ATGGAGGAGGCGATGGGGCACTCGTTCCGGGCGTCCACCATCCGGGACATGGAGCTCACGCTGCTCAAGGCTCTCCGCTGGCGCCTCGCCTGCGTCACCcctttctccttcctccccgttactactactactacaactactagggccctcctcctccgctccctctTGGATCCCTCCTTTCTCCGCTTTGATGCCTCGCTGCTTGCTGCCTCTGCTCTTACTTTATCCTCTACTACACCACAACACCCCAATCATCTCCTCCTCAACCGCCTCATTCATCCTTTCTCCCAGACG GACCATGAGGTGAAGGAATGCTTCAACATGATGAAAGCACTTCACTtggatatgtccaaaaatcctgGCAGGTCTAGTGACCATCCGTGCTGGAGCCCGATTTCAGTAGTAATTCCCTTCCACACTGACGGTACAGTTAAGAGATCAGCAATAAGCCGATGTCTATTTGGCAGCGGCAGATTAAAAGCCAGATCAATTTGA
- the LOC107277874 gene encoding uncharacterized protein, which produces MEEVESSYRSEMMDGEGWKMMQPNTNKQLVQIKTRSSSMQVVKEEIEEEEVAGGRGRRRGGLRRSVSGRGYNSSNQKVIANANTNRDTNNLAMQTQVPTHTREGPTFTQLLLGEEDFDLPPYVPDDAKESNQFYQQTTNEFLNMNQLDNNGIGTAQLESREHMMTYGLSSGISSQLLGSQAIDVVDVVGCLTSPRGTQLHEGHLAHLMSYIRACRDLEQHTPPNFVMHQSIGPVLNHYALSAEMSYSMRYPENAATRGPQNILGFPIKNADTRVQSLLHAQRRRLLALLTPSLYYLG; this is translated from the exons atggaagaagttgagAGTAGTTATCGATCGGAGATGATGGATGGCGAGGGGTGGAAGATGATGCAGCCTAATACTAATAAGCAGCTGGTGCAGATCaagacgaggtcgtcgtcgatgcaggtggtgaaggaggagatcgaggaggaggaggtggcgggagGAAGAGGCCGGAGAAGAGGAGGGCTGAGGCGGTCGGTATCGGGGAGG GGTTATAATTCAAGTAATCAGAAGGTGATTGCAAATGCTAACACAAATAGAGATACCAACAACTTGGCAATGCAAACACAAGTTCCTACTCATACTAGAGAGGGACCAACTTTCACACAACTACTACTTGGAGAGGAAGATTTTGACCTTCCTCCGTATGTTCCGGATGATGCTAAAGAGAGCAATCAGTTCTATCAACAAACAACGAATGAGTTCCTTAACATGAACCAATTGGATAACAATGGTATAGGAACTGCTCAGTTGGAATCTCGGGAGCATATGATGACATATGGCTTAAGTTCTGGTATAAGTTCACAGCTTTTAGGTTCTCAAGCAATAGACGTAGTTGATGTTGTAGGATGCCTAACTTCACCACGGGGTACCCAGCTGCATGAGGGTCATCTTGCACATCTAATGTCATATATCCGTGCATGTCGTGATCTAGAGCAACATACCCCTCCCAACTTTGTCATGCATCAATCTATTGGGCCAGTGTTGAACCACTATGCCCTTAGTGCAGAGATGTCATATTCCATGAGATATCCAGAAAATGCAGCTACTCGTGGACCTCAAAATATTCTTGGGTTTCCTATAAAAAATGCAGACACAC GTGTCCAATCGCTGCTGCATGCACAGAGGAGGCGCCTGCTGGCTCTTCTCACCCCGTCGCTCTACTACTTGGGTTAA